Part of the Phycisphaeraceae bacterium genome, ACTCGAACCCGATCTCGTCGTGGGTGTAGGAGCGCGTCTCGCCCTCGAGGGTGACGGCCTCGACGGCGCGCACGATGTCGGCGATCTGCCCGAACGCGCCGCCGGCGTTCATCGCGATCGCGCCGCCCAGCGTCGCCGGGATGCCGGCGAGCGCCTCGAGCCCCATCAGGCCGCGCCGCACCGATTCGGTGACCATCTCCATCAGGCGCGCGCCGCCCTGCGCACGCACGACGAACTTCTGTCGCGGCTGCGCGCCGTTCGTGTCGGGCCACTCGACGCGCTCGAGCTTCGACAGCGACACAACCAGCCCGTCCACGCCCTCGTCGGCAACGAGCAGGTTCGCGCCGTCGCCCAGCACACGCACCGGCGCGACGCCCTTCTCGTGCGCCCAGCGCAGCAGCGCCGCCAGCTCGTCGAGCGAGTCGGGGGTCGCGAAAAGATCGGCGGACCCGCCCACGCCGAACCAGGTCGGGATCGGCGCGTTCGGTTCGATCAGGCAGGGGGCGTCGTCGAGTCGGTGCTGCATAGGGGAACCCACGGGGGACATGCGTCGCTCACTCCTTCGAGCCGGTGTCGATCTTGAGGTACCCGTGGGCGATCTGCCACACCGGGCCGGCGCCCATGACGACCAGCAGGTCGCCCGGGCGGCACATGACTTCGAGCTGTTCGATGATCGCCTCGAACGGGTAGAGGTGCATCGCCTGGATCTTCCGCTTGCGCAGGCGGTCCACAAGGTCCGCGGCGCTCACGCGCGTCTTCTCGATCTCGCTGTCGCGCACGAAATAGATATGCGGCACGATCACCACGTCCGCCTGGCTGAACGCCTGGGCGAATTCTTCGAGCAGGAAACGCGTGCGGCTGTGCTGGTGGGGCTGGAAGACGCAGATCAGCCGCCCGTCGCGCTCTTCGGGGCGCTCGTGGTCGCGCAGCGCGCGCAGCGTGGTCTCGACTTCGGTGGGGTGGTGCCCGTAATCGTCGTACACGCGCACCCCCGAGCGGTCGCCCAGGTACTGCAGGCGCCGATCGACGCCGCGAAACCCCGACAGCGCCTCCGCCGCTTTCTTCGGGTCGGCCCCGAGGTAGGTCGCCAGCACGCACGCGATGGCTGAGTTGATCGCGTTGTGCTCGCCCGGCATCTGGAGCAGCCAGCCGGCGACCGCTTCGCGATCGTGGTGGAGCACGACGCGACGGGTCTGGGCGTCGTACTCGATCACCCAGTCGGCGCCCGGCGCGAAGCCGATGGTCTCGATGCGCGCGCGCACGCCGGCGGTCACCTCGCGACGGTGCGCTCCCTCGTGGGCGATGAGCAGGCGCCCGCCCTCGTCGGCAGCGGGCAGCAGCAGCGCGAACTCCCGGAACGACTGCACGACGGCGTCGAGCGACCCGTAGATGTCGAGGTGGTCCGCCTCGACGCTCGAAATCGACGCGATCGTGGGGTGCAGGTTGTGGAACGAGCGGTTGAACTCGCACGCCTCGGCCAGCAGCGCGCCGGGCCGGCCCGCGAGGTCGCCGGTGGGGATCGTCGCGCCGCCCAGCCGGAAGCCGGTGGGGGTCTTCCCATCGGCCGACAGCTGCGCGCAGGTCGCGCCGACGATGACGGTCGGGTCGATGCCGGCGTGCGTGAGCGCGACGCCAAGCATCGCGGTCGTCGTCGACTTGCCGTGCGTGCCGGCGATCGCGACGCCGGTCGTGCCCAGCATGCACTGGCCCAGCGCCTCGGCGTAGGACAGGACGGTCAGCCCGCGCCGGGTGGCTTCCATGTGCTGGGGGTTGTCGGGCTTGATCGCGGCCGACGCGACGACGACATCCACCTCGTCGGGGATGCCGCCGGCTGTCTGATCGAACCCCACGCGCACGCCGCGCCGGTTGAGGTGGTCCGTGACGGGGGAGGGGGTCGTGTCGGACCCGGCGACGATCCCGCCGCGCGCCTGCAGCATCTGCGCGAGCGCCGACATCCCGGCCCCTCCGACGCCCATCAGGAAGCAGCGCTTCCCGGCGACGTCGAACGCGCGGCCGGCGCGCGCGCCGCCCGAAGGGGATGAAGCCGGGTTGGAAGGATTGGACGCTGGCACGATCGGGGTGGCGGGAGTCGGGGCGTTCACCAAGTGTAAATCGGTCGGACGCGCAGCGACGGGCGAACGAATCGACATTTCCGCGAGGGCGGCGGGCTATTCTCCGCCGATGCCCGACCAATCCACCCCGACCACGCCGCTTCCCTACAAGATCGCTGTCCTCACCGACCTGCGCGATGCGCAGGGGCGGATCCTCCTCATCCGGCGCAAGAAGCACCCCAACTTCGGGATGTGCTCGCCCATCGGGGGCAAACTCGACATGCACACCGGCGAGAGCCCGGCCCAGTGCGCACGGCGCGAGATTCTCGAGGAAGCCGGCATCGAGGTCCCGATCGAGCGACTCCGGCTCGCCGGCATGATCAGCGAGACCGCGTTCGAGGGCAACGGGCACTGGCTCATCTTCTGGTATCGCGTCCTGGGCGCCGTCGAGGTCCAGACCCAGGAGATCCGCGAGGGCTGGCTCGAGTGGCACGATCCTTCCACGATCGAGTCCCTCCCCCTCCCCGAAACCGACCGACGCATCATCTGGCCCCTCGTGAACAAGCACGAGGGCGGCTTCTTCGCCGTCCATATCGACTGCGGCAAGGACCCGACCGACCTCCGCTGGGTCGTCGAGCAGGCGGACTGACCCCCCGGCCGCCACTCGGTCCGGATCTTCACGCAACCGGGGAGGGCGCATCCCCGATCTATACTTCAACGAACGATGCGAGCCACTCACCGACGAGCAACATCCCATCCGACGCTCGCGGCAGCACTCGCCGCGATCCGGGCTGTCCCCGCCTCGACGCTGCGCACCCTCGCGTGGGCGACCCTGGCGCTCGTCGCGATGGTCGCACCGGTGGGGGCCTTCGAGACCGCCCAGCCCGGCGCGCCGTCCGCCGCCCCCGCGTCGCGCCAGGCCGACAAGATTGCCGTCATCACCATCCACGAGCCGATCACCTCGGTCACCGAGTACAGCGTGCGGCGCCGCCTCGCCGAGGCCGAGGCGCGCGGCGCCCAGGCGGTCGTCTTCGACATCAACACGCCCGGCGGCGACCTCTTCGCCACCCTCGCGATCTGCAACGCGATCAAGGGCGGCCCGATCCCCACCACGGTCGCCTGGATCAACCCCGACGCCTACTCGGCCGGCGTGTTCATCGCCCTTGCCTGCCGTGAGATCGTCACCGCGCCCTACGCGACGCTGGGCGACGCCGCCCCCATCGCGATCATGCCCGGCATCGGGCTCCAGAGTCTCCCCGAGACCGAGCGCCAGAAGATCCTCGCGCCCGTCCTCGCGGAACTCGTGAACTCCGCGCGCCGCAACGCCTACGACGAGAAGTTCGTGCAGGGCTTCCTCTCGCTGGGCGCCGAGCTGTGGCTCGTCGAGGACACCCGCACCGGCGAGCGCTATTTCATCGACGAGCCCGAGTGGCGAACGGTGTTCGACAGCGACCCGCCGCGCATCTCGCCGCGATTCTCCGCCGGAGCGACCCGCGGCGCCGGCGCGTCCACGCCCGACACCCAGCCCCTCGTCGATCTGCCGCGACCTCGGGCCCGACCCGCCCCCGGCGAGCCACGAGGCGACGACAGCGAGTTCCGGCCCGCGATCCCCGGGCTCTCCGGCGAGACGCTCTCCGCCGTCTCCCAGAACCTCGACCAGCCCTCGCTTCGTCCTCAGTTCACCAGCGCCGACCGGGGGCGCTTCCGGCTCATCGAATACACCAGCGACGGCACCACGCTCCTCACGCTCAAGCAGGACGATCTGCTCCGCTACGGCTTCTCCTCGGGCGTGATCCGAAACGACGAGGAACTCAAGGCGTTCTTCGGCGCCAAGGAGCTCGTCCGCCTCGACAAAAGCGTCGTCGAGCACATCGTCTCGTTCCTGCGCAACAACTGGGTCCGCGGCGGGCTGATCGCGATCTTCCTCCTGTGCATGTTCCTCGAGCTGGTCGCGCCGGGCGTGACCGCGCCGGGGCTCATCGCGGGCGTCTGCCTGCTCGCGCTGCTCGCGCCGCCGCTGCTGCTCGGCGCCGCCGGCTGGTGGACCATCGCCGCCGTGGGCGCAGGCGTCGTGCTGCTGCTGGTCGAGCTCTTCGTGCTGCCCGGGATGATCATCTTCGGCGCAGTCGGGGTGCTCCTGCTGCTCGCGGGGCTGGTGGGCTCGTTCGTGAACACCAACGACCCGCGCATGGGCGACCAGATCGTGCACGGGCTGGCGATCACGCTGCTGGCGACCTTCGTCGCCGCGATCGGCATGTATTTCGTCGGGCGCGTCTACGGCTCCGTGCCCGTCCTCAACCGACTCGTCCTCACCGGCACGCAGGAACGACCCGAAGAAGGCGATCTCCTCGCGAGCGACCACGCTCCCGAGCAGGGCCTCGTCTCGGTCGGCGACGAGGGCGTCGCCACCACGCCGCTGCGCCCGGCAGGGTCCGCGCAGTTCGGCGACACGATCGTCGATGTCGTCAGCGAAACCGGCTTCGCCGACAGCGGCACGCGCGTGCGCGTGCTCAGCGTCACCAGATACCGCGTCGGGGTCGAAGCGCTCGAGACAGGCGGTCAACCCGCGCCAGGCGAGCGCGATAAGCCCGTCGACGCCAACGAGCCACCCGATCATCACATTGAGCCCGTCGACGGCCCGGAGACACACGCGTGAACGAGGCGCTCCTCTGGTGGGGTTTCGGCCTTCTGATCGCCAGCGCCGTCGTTCTGGCGCTCGAGCTCTTTGTCCCCAGCGGCGGGGTGCTCGGGCTGCTCTCCGCGGCCCTCGCGATCGTCGCGGTCGTCTGCTTCTGGCGGGTCTCCCCGGCCTGGGGCATGAGCTCGCTGCTGGCGGTGCTGATCCTCGGCCCGCTCGCGCTGGGGTTCTTCGTCAAGATATGGCCCGACACGCCCATCGGGCGCATGATGATCCTCGGGTCCAACGCGCCCGAAGAGCGAGAGCGCGCCGGGCGCGAGATCGCCGACGCCGCCAAGCAGGGCGAGATGGACGCCCTGGTGGGCGCCACCGGTCGCGCCATCACCGACCTGCGCCCCGTGGGCGTCGTCCTGCTCGATGGGCGCCGCCGCGAGGCGCTCGCCGAGGGCGCCTGGATCGAGAGCGGGAGCGAGGTTCGCGTCGTCCGGGTCGAGGGCACGCAGATCCGCGTCCGCGAAGCCGCGAAGGCCTGATTCCCCATTCCGGGGCGACGACGCGTCGCCTGCTTCTCTATACTCCGCCCCCATCCGGAGTCTGAGTTCCGGCCCGACCCGTAAGGAACCGCCATGCACCCGATCCTGCTCGCCGCCATCGTCATCGTCGGCATCCTGCTCCTGATCCTCTTCTTCGTTCTCCTCCAGTTCATCAACCTCTGGATCCAGGCGCTGTTCTCCGGCGCGAAGGTCTCGCTGTTCGACCTGATCGGCATGCGATTCCGGAAGATCGACCCGCGCATCATCGTGCTCAGCCGCATCCGCGCCGTGAAGGCCAACCTCAACATCGGCACCGCGCAGCTCGAGACGCACTACCTCGCCGGCGGGCGCGTCCCCAGCGTCATCACGGCGCTCATCGCCGCCGACCGAGCGAAGATCGACCTGCCCTGGGACACCGCCTGCGCCATCGACCTCGCCGGTCGCGACATCCTCGACGCCGTGCAGACCTCCGTGAACCCCAAGGTCATCGACTGCCCCGGCGTCGCCTCGGGTCGCGCCACCATCGACGCCGTCGCGCAGGACGGCATCCAGCTCAAGGTCCGCGCTCGCGTCACCGTTCGCGCCAACATCGCGCGACTCATCGGCGGCGCCACCGAGGAAACCATCATCGCGCGCGTCGGCGAGGGCATCGTCACCACGATCGGCTCCGCCAAGACCCACAAGGAAGTCCTCGAAAACCCCGATCGCATCTCCAAGACCGTGCTCTCCAAGGGCCTCGACGCCGGCACCGCCTTCGAGATCCTCTCCATCGACATCGCCGACATCGACGTCGGCCAGAACATCGGCGCCATCATCCAGGCCGACCAGGCCGAGGCCGACAAGAAGCGCTTCCAGGCAGAAGCCGAGAAGCGCCGAGCCCTCGCGACCGCCGTCGAGCAGGAAAACCGCGCCAAGGTCCAGGAGAACCGCGCGAAGGTCGTCGCCGCCGAGGCCGAAATCCCCCTCGCCATGGCCGAGGCCTTCCGCAAGGGCCAGCTCGGCATCATGGACTACCACCGCCTCAAGAACATCCAGGCCGACACCGACATGCGCACCGCGATCAGCGGCGGCACCGAAACCACCGCCCAGCAGCAGCAGTCGCGCAGCGGCTCCGGCTCCTGACCAAATCCCTCAGCGTTTCTGAGAAGCGTCGCGCAGCAGCACGCCCATCCGCGAGGCGCGGTACGCCTCGTCCGTGAGCATCGTCGGCGCGCTCGCCTCCGCCTCGGGCGTGCGCGCAGGCGCGGCTGTCACGCTGCCGGACCGATACCCGATCCCCCCGAACGCCGGTGGGGACGCGGGGGGCCCGGAGGACGCTGTGGATGCGTCGCTCACGCTGTTGCGCAGCGGGCCGCCTCGCCGCCCGTCCACGCGCGGGAACACCCGCGTCGGACCCTCGCCGAGCGCCTCGGGAGGCAGGCCCCCGGTGTAATAGATCGTCCCCGGAGGCACTTCCGGATACACGCCCCCGGGCCCGGCGACATACGACGACCGCTCGAACGCCGCGACGAGCGAACCGCTGATCCGGTAGAACCGCCCGTCCGCCCCGACATAGACGCGATCGAACCCCGTGGGCGTGCGCAGGTCCGCCTCGCCCCCGAGGTGGTACATGCTCGCGCGCGAGGGATCGAAGTCCGCGAAGCCCGGATCGACTTCGCGAAGCCCGCCCGCGCCAGGCGCGCCGACGAACCCGCCCACGCCGGCGTGGTTGGGGAAGAAAATCGACGGGTTGCTCCACTGCTGCCCGGGCCAGCCCAGCCCGCCGCCCAGCCCGACGCCGCCGTACGCGCCCACGCCGGAAGACTGCGCAAGGGCCCCGCACGCCAGCAGCCACGCGCCGGATGACGCGAGGGCGACAAGTCGTGCTGTGCGCGTCAGTGCGTGCATCCGTGGGTTCCTCCGGCCGACGCCAGATAGTACGCTGTCAACCCAATGTCCATCGGCGAAAGACCATCCTGGCTTTCCAGCCCGTCCCTCGCGTCGCAGTGGCCCGTCCCCGTCCGCTGGCTTCGGATGTGGGGAAAGGTCTGGGTCATCCTCGCCGCGATCTCGTTCGTCCTTTTGACGGCGATCTCGGTCTTCTGGCTCGCTGTCGCCGGCTGGAAGCCCGAGGAATCCGGGATCGGCGTCGGCCCGTGGCACTCCGCGTTTGGGTTCGATGACTGGCGTTTCTGGATCGCGGCGCCGGTGATGCTCGGGGGCGTGCTCGCGACCATTGCCTCTTTGGTGCGCCCTCGCGCCGTGATCGCGCTGATGGTCTGCGCAGTCATCGCAGTCCTCGCCGATCGGCTGCTCTCCCCGACGCAGGCGCAGATCGCGCAGCAACGCTACCCGGCGCTCAAGAGCCTCTTCGTCCCCGGGAATCCGCGCAGCGTCGCGTCGGTCGTGTTCGAGGTCGCGATGTTCGCGTCGGTCTTCCTGGCGTGGTTGCACCTCGCGTTCGTGCGCGACCCGTGCCCCAAGCCGTGGGAGTGCCCGCACTGCGCCTACGACGCGCGAGGGCTGCCGACCCACGCGGAGCAATGCCCCGAGTGCGGTCTGTCGCTGTGCCCTCCGGTGAAGGTGAAGTCGCGCCGTTTACGCCGCTGACTTCTTCGGCAGCACCAGGCGCCTCGTCCACACCGCCGCCAGCGTCGCCAGCGCGAGCAGCGCCGCGCCGTTCGCCTGGTGCGCCGTGGTCACGAGCACCTCGGGCCAGGGGTCGCTGTCCTTCCACAGCAGCACCGCGGCGAGCGCGCCCACTCCCAGCACCATCTGCAGAATCGTCGTGTGCATCACGCCCGTGCCGACGATGCGCGTCAGCGCGTCGGGGCTGCGAACGCTCATCGCCGGCGCGAGGCACTGACGCGTGCGCAGACCGGCGCCGATCGCGATCGCCGCAACCAGCACGCTGTTGGTGATGTGCGTCAGCAGCACGTGCGAATACCCCGCCGAACCCTCGAAATGGCGCGTCATCACGCCCAGCAGCAATTGGATCGTCAGGAACACGAGCAACAGCGTCGTGATGAAGCGCCCGCACCCCGGCAGCGCGCCGGGCTTCTTCGGCTCGTTGCGCTTCCAGCGCACGCTCGCGAACGCCGCCACCGCGACGAAGAACGCGAAGATCAGCTGCCCGGTCGTCCCGTGCAGCGCCGCGAGCGCGCGGTTGTCGAGGAACACGCGCGCGCCGCCGATGTAGCCCTGCGCCGCGACGAACAGACCGCCCGCGAACACCAGCGCCCACATCCACTTCCGTCGGTCGCACGCGATCGTCACGAACCAGCCCACGAGCACCGTCACGCCCACGAGCGACCCGATCAGCCGGTGCGCGTGCTCGTAGTAGATCCCGCCCGTCATCTTGCTCAGCGGGAACAGGAACATGTTCCGACCGAACGAGCCGGGCCAGTCCGGCACCGCCATGCCCGCTTCCTTGCTCGTCACCACGCCGCCCACCACGATCAGCGGCACGAACGACAGCGCCGCGATCTTCATGTACAGCGCGTGCCAGTCGCGAGGCGAGCCGTCCGCCCTCGTGTCGCCACGGTGCAGGCCCGTCCTCGAGCCCAGCACGCCGCCCAGCGCGCCCACGATCGCCGACAACGCCAGCCACCCAAGGGCGATCTGCGCCGCGTTCTCGCGGAACACCGTCGCGTCGCTGGGCTCGGTCGTCTCCACGGCGTTGGCCGCGACATTCTCCGCGAGCTGCTCGGTCTCGCTCCCCAGCACCGAGCCCACCATCAGCAGGAACAGCAACCCCGCGAGCACCCCTGCGCCGATCCCCACCGGGATCGCGCGCGACTTCCCGACCCGGGAGGTCCCCAGCGCGATCACCGCCAGGAAGGTCGCGACCAGCAGGAAGAACACGACAGGGGAGGGCGCGCGCAGGTCGGGCAGGTGCGTGAAAAACCCGACCCCGGCCATCGCGACGGCGGCGCCGAAGCCGATCGTGACCGCCGCGACAGCAGGGGAGTGCGCGAGGGGCTTGACGGGAGAGAGCATGTCGGAATCCCTTGATATGGGTGTCATCGGGGGCGTGCGCTCGGGCGGGACTGTCTGCGACTCAGTCTCATTTAGTGCAGAAGGCCCGACCCGACTTGCATTTTCCGGCGGACTAGCACTCAATACGGCCTCGCAAGAATAGGCCCCGGTCTCTCGACGGCGACGAAGGTCTTTCCGGACCTCACCCGACCCGCCGCAGATCGCAGGAATCGCTATTCTTGCCCGCCTCGACCCACACGGACCCCTCACCCGCCGGTCCGGACCCCTGCAGACCCCGACCGGCGCGATCACCCCAGTCCTTCGGAAGGAAGCCCCAGCGGTGACCACCATCTTCCCGAAGTGGACCAACCGGATCCGCGAGATCACGGCCCTGTCGGCCTTCGGCGGCCTGTGCTTCGCGATCGCCGTCGTTTGGTACTACTTCACGCCCAAGTTCTGGGAAGTCGGGTACATGCCCGATCAGCCCGTGAACTTCAGCCATCAGGTCCACGCCGGCCAGCTCGGCATGGACTGCCGGTACTGCCACACGCACGTCGAGCAGAGCTACCACTCCAACGTGCCGCAGACCAGCACCTGCATGAGCTGCCACACCGTCGTCGACGCGCTCAGCGGGTACCTCGCCAAGGCAACCAGCGCCGACGGCCAGCGCCCCAGCGCGCACTGGCTCAGCGCCGACCT contains:
- the floA gene encoding flotillin-like protein FloA (flotillin-like protein involved in membrane lipid rafts) gives rise to the protein MHPILLAAIVIVGILLLILFFVLLQFINLWIQALFSGAKVSLFDLIGMRFRKIDPRIIVLSRIRAVKANLNIGTAQLETHYLAGGRVPSVITALIAADRAKIDLPWDTACAIDLAGRDILDAVQTSVNPKVIDCPGVASGRATIDAVAQDGIQLKVRARVTVRANIARLIGGATEETIIARVGEGIVTTIGSAKTHKEVLENPDRISKTVLSKGLDAGTAFEILSIDIADIDVGQNIGAIIQADQAEADKKRFQAEAEKRRALATAVEQENRAKVQENRAKVVAAEAEIPLAMAEAFRKGQLGIMDYHRLKNIQADTDMRTAISGGTETTAQQQQSRSGSGS
- a CDS encoding ATP-dependent Clp protease proteolytic subunit; translated protein: MRATHRRATSHPTLAAALAAIRAVPASTLRTLAWATLALVAMVAPVGAFETAQPGAPSAAPASRQADKIAVITIHEPITSVTEYSVRRRLAEAEARGAQAVVFDINTPGGDLFATLAICNAIKGGPIPTTVAWINPDAYSAGVFIALACREIVTAPYATLGDAAPIAIMPGIGLQSLPETERQKILAPVLAELVNSARRNAYDEKFVQGFLSLGAELWLVEDTRTGERYFIDEPEWRTVFDSDPPRISPRFSAGATRGAGASTPDTQPLVDLPRPRARPAPGEPRGDDSEFRPAIPGLSGETLSAVSQNLDQPSLRPQFTSADRGRFRLIEYTSDGTTLLTLKQDDLLRYGFSSGVIRNDEELKAFFGAKELVRLDKSVVEHIVSFLRNNWVRGGLIAIFLLCMFLELVAPGVTAPGLIAGVCLLALLAPPLLLGAAGWWTIAAVGAGVVLLLVELFVLPGMIIFGAVGVLLLLAGLVGSFVNTNDPRMGDQIVHGLAITLLATFVAAIGMYFVGRVYGSVPVLNRLVLTGTQERPEEGDLLASDHAPEQGLVSVGDEGVATTPLRPAGSAQFGDTIVDVVSETGFADSGTRVRVLSVTRYRVGVEALETGGQPAPGERDKPVDANEPPDHHIEPVDGPETHA
- the murC gene encoding UDP-N-acetylmuramate--L-alanine ligase → MNAPTPATPIVPASNPSNPASSPSGGARAGRAFDVAGKRCFLMGVGGAGMSALAQMLQARGGIVAGSDTTPSPVTDHLNRRGVRVGFDQTAGGIPDEVDVVVASAAIKPDNPQHMEATRRGLTVLSYAEALGQCMLGTTGVAIAGTHGKSTTTAMLGVALTHAGIDPTVIVGATCAQLSADGKTPTGFRLGGATIPTGDLAGRPGALLAEACEFNRSFHNLHPTIASISSVEADHLDIYGSLDAVVQSFREFALLLPAADEGGRLLIAHEGAHRREVTAGVRARIETIGFAPGADWVIEYDAQTRRVVLHHDREAVAGWLLQMPGEHNAINSAIACVLATYLGADPKKAAEALSGFRGVDRRLQYLGDRSGVRVYDDYGHHPTEVETTLRALRDHERPEERDGRLICVFQPHQHSRTRFLLEEFAQAFSQADVVIVPHIYFVRDSEIEKTRVSAADLVDRLRKRKIQAMHLYPFEAIIEQLEVMCRPGDLLVVMGAGPVWQIAHGYLKIDTGSKE
- a CDS encoding NUDIX domain-containing protein, translated to MPDQSTPTTPLPYKIAVLTDLRDAQGRILLIRRKKHPNFGMCSPIGGKLDMHTGESPAQCARREILEEAGIEVPIERLRLAGMISETAFEGNGHWLIFWYRVLGAVEVQTQEIREGWLEWHDPSTIESLPLPETDRRIIWPLVNKHEGGFFAVHIDCGKDPTDLRWVVEQAD
- the murB gene encoding UDP-N-acetylmuramate dehydrogenase; this encodes MQHRLDDAPCLIEPNAPIPTWFGVGGSADLFATPDSLDELAALLRWAHEKGVAPVRVLGDGANLLVADEGVDGLVVSLSKLERVEWPDTNGAQPRQKFVVRAQGGARLMEMVTESVRRGLMGLEALAGIPATLGGAIAMNAGGAFGQIADIVRAVEAVTLEGETRSYTHDEIGFEYRKGLRGAIVTGVELELTFAADQFSLRERLKEIMAYKKGSQPMGDSSAGCAFKNPTMRDPTTGEMERVSAGRLIDKAGLKGFRAGGASVSQVHANFLVVDKGATATDVLNLMSAIQQRVAQVHGVALEPEVVVWKRGDSRGTLA